A part of Mustela erminea isolate mMusErm1 chromosome 9, mMusErm1.Pri, whole genome shotgun sequence genomic DNA contains:
- the LOC116599905 gene encoding olfactory receptor 4P4-like — MEAYTKAKYMKNQRNISEFILLGLSYDWNIEIFCFVLFLFCYVALLAGNLLILVSIRCSSLFHQPMYYFLIHLSSMDICYTSTVTPKLIADLLVQRKTISYSNCMLQIFTMHFFGGTEIFILTAMAFDRYAAICKPLHYVIIMNRKRCHLLVLAAWAGGAIHALPLFSTAISLPFCGPNEIDHYFCDVFPLLKVACTDTYITGVLVVAFSGMISLVTFIVLFVSYGIILFTLRNLSAEGRRKALSTCWSHVTVVILFFGPAIFIYLRPPTTFPEDKIFALFYTIIAPMFNPLIYTLRNSEMKKAVRKVWCSSLLSTEAHS, encoded by the coding sequence ATGGAAGCCTACACAAAagccaaatatatgaaaaaccagaGAAACATCTCAGAATTCATACTTCTAGGACTTTCATATGACTGGAACATAGAAATATTTTGCTTCGTGCTCTTCTTATTCTGTTATGTTGCCCTGTTGGCAGGTAACCTTCTGATCCTTGTCTCCATTCGATGCAGTTCCCTTTTTCACCAACCCATGTACTACTTCCTCATCCACTTATCTTCTATGGACATCTGCTATACCTCTACAGTTACACCCAAGTTAATTGCTGATCTGTTAGTGCAAAGAAAAACCATCTCCTACAGTAATTGCATGTTACAGATCTTTACCATGCACTTTTTCGGAGGTACTGAGATCTTCATTCTTACTGCCATGGCCTTTGATCGCTATGCTGCCATCTGCAAACCCCTCCACTATGTGATTATCATGAACAGGAAAAGATGCCACCTCCTAGTCTTAGCTGCTTGGGCTGGTGGGGCCATCCATGCCTTACCTCTGTTTTCTACTGCAATTAGTTTGCCCTTCTGTGGTCCTAATGAAATCGATCACTACTTCTGTGATGTTTTTCCTTTGCTAAAGGTGGCCTGTACTGATACCTACATCACTGGTGTCCTTGTGGTTGCCTTTTCAGGTATGATTTCCTTAGTAACCTTTATtgtcttatttgtttcttatggGATAATATTGTTCACTTTAAGAAATCTCTCAGCTGAGGGAAGACGCAAAGCCCTCTCCACCTGTTGGTCTCATGTCACTGTGGTCATCTTATTTTTTGGGCCTGCAATCTTTATCTACCTTAGACCACCTACTACTTTTCCTGAGGACAAAATATTTGCTCTATTTTACACCATCATCGCTCCTATGTTCAATCCCTTAATCTATACTCTGAGAAATTCAGAGATGAAAAAAGCAGTGAGAAAGGTTTGGTGCTCATCATTGCTTTCAACGGAAGCACACTCTTAA